The following proteins come from a genomic window of Pectobacterium actinidiae:
- the atpE gene encoding F0F1 ATP synthase subunit C: MENLSVDLLYMAAALMMGLAAIGAAIGIGILGGKFLEGAARQPDLIPLLRTQFFIVMGLVDAIPMIAVGLGLYVMFAVA, translated from the coding sequence ATGGAAAACCTGAGTGTGGATCTGCTGTACATGGCTGCCGCGTTAATGATGGGTTTGGCGGCAATCGGTGCTGCGATCGGTATCGGCATTCTGGGTGGTAAATTCTTGGAAGGTGCTGCTCGTCAGCCTGACCTGATTCCTTTACTGCGTACACAGTTCTTTATCGTCATGGGTCTGGTTGACGCCATCCCGATGATCGCTGTTGGTCTGGGGCTGTATGTGATGTTTGCGGTGGCCTAA
- the atpB gene encoding F0F1 ATP synthase subunit A yields the protein MAAGEISTPQEYIGHHLQHLQVGTGFWSINVDSMFFSIALGILFLVIFHRVAKRATSGVPGKLQTAVELIIGFVDGTVRDMFHGKSKLIAPLALTIFVWVFLMNLMDLLPIDLLPQAWAGIYSLLGYDPAHAYLRAVPTADVNITLSMALGVFILVLFYSIKMKGLGGFVKELTMQPFNHPVFIPINLILEGVSLLSKPISLGLRLFGNMYAGELIFILIAGLLPWWSQWLLNVPWAIFHILIITLQAFIFMVLTVVYLSMASEEH from the coding sequence ATGGCTGCTGGAGAAATCTCTACTCCGCAAGAGTATATCGGTCACCACTTGCAGCATTTGCAGGTCGGGACGGGTTTTTGGTCGATCAACGTCGATTCGATGTTTTTCTCCATCGCTCTTGGGATCCTCTTTCTGGTTATCTTTCACCGCGTAGCGAAACGTGCGACCAGTGGTGTGCCAGGTAAGCTGCAAACGGCTGTCGAACTGATTATCGGTTTCGTTGATGGCACCGTACGCGATATGTTCCATGGCAAAAGCAAACTGATTGCTCCTTTGGCGCTGACCATTTTCGTCTGGGTTTTCCTGATGAACCTGATGGACCTGCTGCCTATCGATCTGTTGCCGCAAGCCTGGGCGGGCATTTATAGCCTGTTGGGATACGATCCGGCGCATGCTTACCTGCGTGCCGTGCCGACGGCTGACGTGAACATCACGCTGTCGATGGCGCTTGGGGTGTTTATCCTGGTTCTGTTCTACAGCATCAAAATGAAGGGTCTCGGTGGTTTTGTTAAAGAACTGACCATGCAGCCGTTCAACCATCCAGTATTTATTCCTATTAACCTGATTCTTGAGGGTGTCAGCCTGCTGTCCAAACCTATTTCCTTAGGCTTGCGACTGTTTGGCAATATGTATGCGGGTGAGTTGATCTTCATCCTGATTGCCGGTCTGTTGCCGTGGTGGTCACAATGGCTGTTAAATGTGCCTTGGGCTATTTTCCACATTTTGATTATTACGCTTCAGGCTTTTATTTTCATGGTTCTGACGGTTGTTTATCTCTCGATGGCATCTGAAGAGCATTGA
- the atpI gene encoding F0F1 ATP synthase subunit I: MPVSLYSGKVALRLLLLQLVTFALLSAVFSLNSVNAAASALAGGLAAWLPNVLFVLFALRHQSHKPADGRVAWSFAIGEALKVFITIALLVVALGVFKAAFFPLGLTYLSVLVMQIVAPAVINRCRN; the protein is encoded by the coding sequence ATGCCTGTATCCCTTTACAGCGGAAAAGTAGCCTTAAGGCTACTGTTGTTACAGTTAGTGACTTTTGCTTTGTTGAGTGCTGTTTTCAGCCTCAATAGCGTCAACGCTGCTGCTTCTGCATTAGCCGGAGGATTGGCAGCCTGGTTACCGAATGTGTTGTTTGTGCTGTTTGCCTTGCGTCACCAGTCACATAAGCCTGCTGATGGGCGTGTGGCTTGGTCATTTGCGATTGGCGAGGCGCTTAAGGTATTTATCACCATTGCACTGTTAGTGGTGGCGTTAGGCGTGTTTAAAGCGGCATTCTTTCCGCTTGGCCTGACTTATTTGTCGGTGCTGGTTATGCAGATCGTGGCACCGGCCGTAATTAATCGTTGCCGTAATTAA
- the rsmG gene encoding 16S rRNA (guanine(527)-N(7))-methyltransferase RsmG, whose protein sequence is MRNTLDNLLNAAGIVISDKQKNLLIQYVDMLNKWNKAYNLTSVRDPQQMLVRHIMDSIVVEPHLHGQRFIDVGTGPGLPGIPLAIVRPESHFTLLDSLGKRVRFLRQVQHELQLENITPVQSRVEEFPAEPPFDGVISRAFASLQDMISWCSHLPARPTGRFYALKGVLPEDELSSLPQGVLLDQVVRLSVPDLEGERHLVVLKPN, encoded by the coding sequence GTGCGCAACACACTCGATAATCTGCTAAACGCGGCAGGCATTGTGATTTCAGATAAGCAAAAAAATCTTCTGATACAGTATGTTGACATGCTTAATAAGTGGAACAAAGCTTATAACCTGACGTCGGTACGCGATCCGCAGCAAATGCTTGTCCGCCACATCATGGACAGTATCGTGGTTGAGCCACATTTACACGGACAGCGTTTTATCGATGTAGGTACGGGGCCTGGATTGCCAGGAATTCCATTGGCGATCGTTCGCCCTGAGTCGCATTTTACCTTGCTGGATAGCCTGGGTAAGCGTGTACGCTTCCTGCGTCAGGTACAGCATGAACTACAGCTTGAAAATATTACGCCAGTGCAGAGCCGCGTTGAGGAATTTCCAGCAGAGCCGCCTTTTGATGGCGTAATTAGCCGGGCATTTGCTTCTTTGCAGGACATGATTAGCTGGTGTAGCCATCTTCCGGCCAGACCAACAGGCCGGTTTTATGCGCTAAAAGGCGTACTTCCTGAGGATGAATTGTCATCCTTGCCACAAGGTGTCCTATTAGATCAGGTCGTTCGCTTATCTGTTCCCGATCTGGAAGGTGAGCGCCACTTGGTTGTGCTTAAACCAAACTAA
- the mnmG gene encoding tRNA uridine-5-carboxymethylaminomethyl(34) synthesis enzyme MnmG has protein sequence MFYPDPFDVIVIGGGHAGTEAAMASARMGQQTLLLTHNIDTLGQMSCNPAIGGIGKGHLVKEIDAMGGLMARAVDQAGIQFRILNSSKGPAVRATRAQADRVLYRQAVRTALENQPNLMIFQQAVDDLIVENDRVVGAVTQMGLKFRAKAVVLTVGTFLDGKIHIGLDNYSGGRAGDPPSIPLARRLRELPLRVNRLKTGTPPRIDARTIDFSVLAQQHGDNPMPVFSFLGNASQHPAQMPCYITHTNEKTHDVIRNNLDRSPMYAGIIEGIGPRYCPSIEDKVMRFADRNTHQIFLEPEGLTSNEIYPNGISTSLPFDVQWQIVRSMAGMENARIVRPGYAIEYDFFDPRDLKPTLENKFIHGLFFAGQINGTTGYEEAAAQGMLAGLNAARLAADKEGWSPRRDQAYLGVLVDDLCTLGTKEPYRMFTSRAEYRLMLREDNADLRLTEMGRELGMVDDHRWARFNEKLENIEKERQRLRDIHVHPQSEQLEQINSLLKTPLSREANGEELLRRPEVDYVQLTALPLFAPGLTDEQAAEQVEIQVKYEGYIARQQDEIEKQQRNENALLPADLDYKQVSGLSNEVIAKLNDHKPSSIGQASRISGITPAAISILLIWLKKQGLLRRSA, from the coding sequence ATGTTTTATCCAGATCCATTTGACGTCATCGTGATCGGTGGCGGTCATGCCGGAACAGAAGCTGCGATGGCTTCTGCCCGAATGGGCCAACAGACGCTTTTACTCACACACAATATTGATACGCTGGGACAAATGTCTTGTAACCCGGCGATTGGCGGTATTGGAAAAGGCCATCTGGTTAAAGAGATCGATGCCATGGGAGGGTTGATGGCGCGTGCCGTCGATCAGGCAGGTATACAGTTTAGGATACTAAACAGCAGTAAAGGCCCTGCGGTCAGAGCAACGCGCGCACAAGCGGATCGCGTGCTCTATCGTCAGGCTGTTCGCACCGCGCTGGAGAATCAGCCAAACCTGATGATCTTCCAGCAGGCTGTTGACGATCTGATTGTGGAAAACGATCGTGTCGTCGGTGCCGTTACCCAGATGGGACTAAAATTTCGTGCGAAAGCTGTTGTATTAACGGTCGGCACTTTCCTCGACGGCAAAATTCACATTGGGCTGGATAACTACAGTGGTGGACGTGCAGGCGATCCGCCTTCTATTCCACTTGCGCGTCGCCTGCGTGAGCTGCCTCTGCGCGTCAACCGCCTGAAAACCGGTACTCCGCCACGTATTGATGCCCGAACTATCGATTTTAGCGTGCTGGCCCAACAGCACGGTGACAACCCGATGCCGGTTTTCTCATTCCTGGGTAATGCAAGCCAGCATCCAGCACAAATGCCGTGCTACATCACGCATACCAACGAGAAGACCCATGATGTGATCCGTAATAATCTGGATCGCAGCCCAATGTATGCCGGGATCATCGAAGGGATCGGCCCACGCTATTGCCCATCGATCGAAGACAAGGTCATGCGCTTTGCCGATCGAAATACGCATCAGATCTTTCTTGAACCTGAAGGTCTGACCAGCAACGAAATTTATCCTAACGGGATCTCAACCAGTTTGCCATTTGATGTCCAGTGGCAGATTGTTCGGTCAATGGCAGGGATGGAAAATGCGCGTATCGTTCGTCCTGGCTATGCGATTGAGTACGATTTCTTCGATCCTCGCGATCTGAAACCTACTCTGGAAAACAAATTTATTCATGGTCTGTTCTTTGCGGGACAGATCAACGGGACAACGGGTTATGAAGAAGCCGCAGCACAGGGCATGCTGGCAGGGCTGAATGCGGCTCGATTAGCTGCCGATAAGGAAGGCTGGTCACCACGTCGCGATCAGGCCTATCTCGGTGTGCTGGTTGACGATCTCTGTACACTGGGTACGAAAGAACCCTACCGTATGTTTACGTCGCGCGCTGAATATCGCCTGATGCTGCGCGAAGATAACGCCGATCTGCGTTTGACGGAAATGGGTCGTGAGCTGGGAATGGTCGACGATCATCGCTGGGCGCGTTTCAATGAGAAGCTTGAGAACATTGAAAAAGAGCGCCAGCGCCTGCGTGACATTCACGTTCACCCGCAATCTGAGCAGTTAGAGCAAATTAACTCACTGCTGAAGACGCCGTTGTCCCGTGAAGCGAATGGTGAAGAACTGTTGCGTCGCCCAGAAGTCGATTACGTTCAGCTTACTGCACTACCGCTGTTTGCCCCGGGATTAACTGACGAGCAGGCTGCTGAACAGGTTGAAATTCAGGTCAAATACGAAGGGTATATTGCTCGTCAGCAGGATGAAATTGAAAAACAGCAGCGCAATGAAAACGCACTGCTGCCTGCCGATCTGGATTACAAACAGGTGAGTGGATTGTCCAATGAGGTTATTGCCAAGCTGAACGATCATAAACCTTCGTCTATCGGTCAGGCTTCACGAATTTCTGGCATTACGCCTGCGGCGATCTCCATTCTGCTGATCTGGCTTAAAAAACAGGGTCTGCTGCGCCGCAGCGCCTGA